A window from Chitinophaga filiformis encodes these proteins:
- a CDS encoding DUF3050 domain-containing protein — protein sequence MTGIPHIKGTIAPIRETIIQHPLYSEMQRIEDIRTFMQYHVFAVWDFMSLLKSLQKHLTCTDIPWVPKGSAATRYLINEIVTGEESDVAPDGARVSHFELYLQAMEQAGADISGISDCLRQLRDGQSIASVLDTLPPAVRSFVKYTFDLIATAPVHVQAAVFTFGREDLIPDMFLALVTDLDRQFPGQISLFKYYLERHIEVDGDHHSHLGMEMVQELCGNDPVKWEQAAQASKKALEQRNVLWNGILEEIKSFVA from the coding sequence ATGACTGGCATACCACACATTAAAGGAACCATTGCTCCTATCAGAGAGACTATTATACAACATCCGCTATATTCCGAAATGCAACGCATAGAAGATATCCGCACTTTTATGCAGTATCATGTATTCGCAGTGTGGGATTTCATGTCTTTGCTGAAGTCATTGCAAAAGCACCTCACCTGTACAGATATTCCCTGGGTGCCGAAAGGCAGTGCCGCCACCCGCTATCTTATCAACGAGATCGTGACCGGTGAAGAAAGTGATGTGGCTCCCGATGGCGCCCGTGTCAGTCATTTCGAATTGTACCTGCAGGCAATGGAACAGGCAGGTGCAGATATTTCCGGCATATCTGACTGCCTCCGGCAGTTACGTGACGGACAGTCAATTGCATCAGTATTGGACACCTTGCCACCTGCGGTACGTTCTTTTGTAAAATATACATTCGACCTGATCGCTACTGCGCCTGTACACGTGCAGGCGGCAGTATTTACCTTCGGCCGTGAAGACCTTATTCCCGATATGTTCCTCGCCCTGGTGACAGACCTGGACAGGCAATTTCCGGGACAGATCAGCCTCTTTAAATATTACCTGGAAAGACATATTGAAGTTGATGGTGATCATCACAGCCATTTAGGCATGGAAATGGTGCAGGAACTTTGTGGCAATGATCCGGTAAAATGGGAGCAGGCTGCACAGGCTTCAAAGAAGGCATTGGAACAACGAAACGTGCTGTGGAATGGGATTCTGGAAGAAATTAAAAGTTTTGTTGCATAA
- the recQ gene encoding DNA helicase RecQ — protein MAVVKVSLIDALREHFGFDSFKGNQEIIIKSILAGKDTFVIMPTGGGKSLCYQLPALMSPGCALIVSPLIALMKNQVDLVRSYSSKDNVAHFLNSTLSKAQIKKVRTDLLAGKTKMLYVAPETLTKQENLDFFKELEISFIAVDEAHCISEWGHDFRPEYRRLKEMIEQINGNLPIIALTATATPKVQSDIVKNLGLRDPQVFLSSFNRPNLYYEIRPKRKKDQTIREIVKFIHQHKGKSGIIYTLNRKTTEELADMLVANNIKAVAYHAGLDAGTRAQRQDMFLHEDVDVIVATIAFGMGIDKPDVRFVIHYNIPKSLENYYQETGRAGRDGLEGICVCFYSYKDVQKLEHLMRDKPLSEREMGAQLINETVAYAESSACRRKVILHYFGEKYEESQCNNACDNCRNPKEKIEVKNRVVIVLNAIKALEERFGSDYVVNIITGKVNPQITTYQHNQLAVFGEGKEFDAHFWNSLIRQMMLEDLIEKDIEEYGLLKITEKGRKFLKEPYSIMVSLNHQFEEEGGEEDDVATEGQASADTVLFEMLKELRKKVAKEKNLPPFVIFLETSLEDMATQYPTTIQELEKIQGVSKGKAIRYGKQFVDVISKYVEENDIVKPDDFVMKSVVNKSGLKVFIIQNIDKKMPLETIARNKELTIPQLLDEMETIVASGTKLNLDYCLDEELDDYAQDEIMEYFKGCETSSLALAREELIESDYTIEQLKLMRIKFLVEYGN, from the coding sequence ATGGCTGTTGTAAAGGTAAGTTTGATCGATGCATTACGGGAACACTTTGGGTTTGATTCCTTCAAAGGGAACCAGGAAATCATCATCAAAAGCATCCTTGCCGGTAAAGATACTTTTGTAATTATGCCAACCGGTGGAGGAAAATCTTTATGTTATCAATTACCCGCTCTTATGAGTCCGGGTTGCGCGCTGATAGTATCCCCTCTTATTGCTTTAATGAAAAACCAGGTGGACCTGGTCCGCTCATACAGCAGTAAAGATAATGTGGCGCACTTTCTCAATTCTACCCTGTCAAAAGCACAGATAAAAAAAGTACGGACTGATCTGCTTGCCGGCAAGACCAAGATGCTCTATGTAGCACCTGAAACGCTGACCAAGCAGGAGAACCTGGATTTCTTCAAAGAGCTCGAGATCTCTTTCATTGCCGTGGATGAGGCACACTGTATCTCTGAATGGGGTCATGATTTCCGTCCGGAATACCGCCGCCTGAAAGAGATGATAGAACAGATCAATGGCAATCTTCCTATTATCGCCCTGACGGCCACTGCTACGCCTAAAGTGCAGAGCGATATAGTAAAGAACCTCGGTCTCCGCGATCCACAGGTATTCCTGTCTTCTTTTAACAGGCCGAACCTCTATTATGAGATCCGCCCCAAGCGCAAAAAGGACCAGACGATCCGGGAAATTGTCAAGTTTATTCACCAACATAAAGGTAAAAGCGGCATTATATATACGCTTAATCGTAAAACCACTGAAGAGCTGGCAGACATGCTGGTAGCCAACAACATTAAAGCTGTTGCCTATCATGCCGGACTGGATGCGGGTACCCGCGCCCAGCGCCAGGACATGTTCCTGCATGAGGATGTGGACGTGATAGTGGCCACTATCGCCTTTGGTATGGGCATCGACAAACCTGACGTCCGTTTTGTTATTCACTATAACATTCCCAAGAGCCTGGAAAACTATTACCAGGAAACAGGGCGTGCGGGTCGTGATGGACTGGAAGGCATCTGTGTTTGTTTTTACTCTTATAAAGACGTACAGAAGCTCGAGCACCTCATGCGCGATAAACCATTGAGTGAGCGGGAAATGGGTGCACAACTCATCAATGAAACGGTGGCTTATGCAGAAAGTTCTGCCTGCCGCAGGAAGGTGATCCTCCATTACTTTGGTGAAAAGTATGAGGAATCGCAGTGTAATAATGCCTGTGACAACTGCCGGAATCCGAAGGAAAAGATAGAAGTTAAAAACAGGGTTGTGATCGTACTCAATGCCATCAAAGCATTGGAAGAACGTTTTGGCAGCGATTATGTGGTAAATATCATCACCGGAAAAGTGAATCCTCAGATCACTACCTATCAGCACAACCAGCTGGCAGTATTTGGCGAGGGTAAGGAATTTGACGCTCATTTCTGGAATTCCCTCATCCGCCAGATGATGCTGGAAGACCTGATCGAAAAGGATATTGAAGAATACGGCCTGCTGAAGATCACAGAAAAAGGACGCAAGTTCCTGAAAGAGCCGTATTCCATCATGGTGTCTTTAAACCACCAGTTTGAAGAAGAAGGCGGTGAAGAAGATGATGTGGCTACTGAAGGCCAGGCCTCAGCAGACACCGTGCTGTTCGAAATGCTGAAGGAATTGCGTAAAAAGGTAGCCAAGGAAAAGAACCTGCCTCCTTTTGTGATATTCCTGGAAACATCACTGGAAGACATGGCCACCCAATACCCTACAACCATACAGGAACTTGAAAAGATCCAGGGCGTAAGTAAGGGTAAAGCTATCCGCTACGGTAAGCAGTTTGTGGATGTCATCTCCAAATATGTGGAAGAGAATGATATCGTAAAGCCAGACGACTTCGTGATGAAGAGCGTGGTGAATAAGAGCGGTCTGAAAGTGTTCATCATACAGAACATTGATAAGAAAATGCCGCTTGAAACCATTGCCCGCAATAAGGAATTGACCATTCCTCAATTGCTGGATGAAATGGAGACCATCGTAGCAAGCGGTACTAAACTAAACCTGGATTATTGCCTGGATGAAGAGCTGGACGATTACGCGCAGGATGAGATCATGGAATATTTCAAGGGTTGCGAAACCTCCAGTCTTGCACTGGCACGGGAAGAGCTGATAGAAAGCGATTATACTATCGAACAGCTGAAACTCATGCGTATCAAGTTCCTGGTGGAATATGGAAACTAA
- a CDS encoding SIS domain-containing protein has translation MKNRTVINIAEVANRTLSLEAAAVSELRQYINSDFEQAVELIAHCAGRLVVSGIGKSAIIGQKIVATLNSTGTPAIFMHAADAIHGDLGMIQEEDVILCISKSGNSPEIKVLVPLVKNFGNKLIGMVGNMDSFLARESDLVLNTTVSQEACPNNLAPTTSTTAQLAMGDALAVCLIEWHGFTASDFAKFHPGGTLGKKLYLKVGDLSRLHKAPQVQRNSSLKEIIVTISSGMLGVTAVLESDEQLAGIITDGDLRRMLEKGIPAESVIAENIMSRHPKTIQEDELAINALEKMREHDITQLLVLRDKRYIGIIHLHDLIREGII, from the coding sequence ATGAAAAATAGAACGGTTATTAATATTGCCGAAGTGGCGAACCGGACACTGAGCCTGGAGGCGGCAGCTGTCTCAGAGCTCCGGCAGTACATCAATAGTGATTTTGAACAGGCGGTTGAATTGATTGCACATTGTGCCGGACGATTAGTAGTATCCGGCATAGGTAAAAGTGCAATTATCGGTCAGAAGATTGTAGCAACCCTGAATTCCACTGGTACTCCTGCGATTTTTATGCATGCTGCGGATGCTATCCACGGGGATCTGGGAATGATCCAGGAGGAAGATGTTATCTTATGTATTTCGAAGAGCGGTAATTCACCCGAAATAAAAGTACTGGTCCCACTAGTGAAGAACTTTGGGAATAAGCTCATAGGCATGGTGGGGAATATGGACTCTTTCCTGGCCCGGGAATCAGACCTGGTATTGAATACCACCGTCAGCCAGGAAGCCTGTCCAAATAACCTGGCGCCTACCACCAGCACTACTGCCCAACTCGCAATGGGGGACGCGCTGGCTGTTTGCCTGATAGAATGGCACGGATTTACGGCTTCAGATTTTGCGAAGTTTCATCCGGGCGGCACACTGGGTAAAAAATTGTATCTGAAGGTGGGCGATTTAAGCCGTCTTCATAAAGCGCCACAGGTACAAAGGAATAGTTCTTTAAAAGAGATCATTGTGACAATCTCATCAGGCATGCTGGGCGTAACAGCCGTACTGGAATCAGACGAACAGCTGGCCGGAATTATCACGGACGGAGACCTTCGCCGTATGCTCGAAAAGGGAATACCGGCAGAAAGTGTTATCGCAGAAAATATCATGTCCCGGCATCCGAAAACGATCCAGGAAGATGAATTAGCCATTAATGCCCTGGAGAAGATGAGGGAACATGATATTACACAACTATTGGTTTTGAGAGATAAACGATATATTGGCATCATTCATTTACATGATTTAATCAGGGAAGGAATTATATAA
- a CDS encoding mannose-1-phosphate guanylyltransferase has protein sequence MTAVNRHFYVAIMAGGIGSRFWPYSRTDHPKQFLDILNTGKTLLQWTFERFAQFIPHENIFVVTHHHYVAKVREQLPELPGENIVSEPSRKNTAPCIAYISHKINKQDPKANIICAPADHLIMDPIAFASTCLNALMFVQKHSALVTLGIKPTRPDTGYGYIQFETQQVADNVYPVKTFTEKPNLELAKTFLQSGDFLWNAGIFVWNVKTILTAFNKYLPEIDELFLQSTGKLNTAEEKKVIETIYPQCTNISIDYAIMEKADNVYVIPSNFGWSDLGTWASAYENLDRDEDGNAVQGKNVMLVDATNCMVKAPQEKLLVIQGLDEFIVVDTSDVLLICKKENEQQIKEYVAEVKRNKGEKFL, from the coding sequence ATGACAGCTGTGAACAGGCATTTTTACGTGGCCATTATGGCCGGGGGAATAGGTAGTCGTTTCTGGCCCTATAGCCGCACTGATCACCCCAAACAGTTCCTGGATATTCTGAATACCGGGAAAACGTTATTACAATGGACCTTCGAAAGGTTCGCGCAATTTATTCCACATGAAAACATTTTCGTAGTCACACATCATCATTATGTAGCAAAGGTCAGGGAACAACTTCCTGAGCTCCCGGGGGAAAATATCGTCAGTGAGCCCTCCAGGAAAAATACAGCTCCCTGCATTGCGTACATTTCACATAAGATAAACAAGCAGGATCCTAAAGCAAATATCATCTGCGCACCTGCAGATCATCTGATCATGGATCCTATTGCCTTCGCCAGTACCTGCCTGAACGCATTGATGTTCGTACAGAAGCACAGTGCCCTGGTGACGCTTGGCATCAAACCAACCCGTCCCGATACCGGTTATGGCTACATCCAGTTTGAAACACAGCAGGTGGCCGATAATGTGTACCCCGTAAAGACATTTACAGAAAAGCCTAACCTGGAACTGGCAAAGACATTCCTGCAAAGCGGGGACTTCCTCTGGAATGCCGGTATCTTTGTATGGAACGTAAAAACAATTCTCACCGCCTTCAATAAATACCTGCCGGAGATAGATGAACTGTTCCTGCAAAGCACAGGGAAGCTGAATACTGCAGAAGAAAAGAAAGTGATAGAGACGATCTATCCACAGTGTACGAACATTTCTATTGATTATGCCATCATGGAAAAGGCCGATAATGTATATGTGATCCCTTCCAACTTCGGATGGAGCGATCTGGGTACATGGGCCTCTGCATATGAGAACCTGGATAGAGATGAGGATGGTAATGCAGTACAGGGCAAGAACGTTATGCTGGTCGATGCTACCAACTGTATGGTCAAAGCGCCGCAGGAAAAACTACTGGTCATACAAGGCCTCGATGAGTTCATCGTGGTTGACACTTCCGATGTGTTGCTGATCTGTAAAAAAGAGAACGAACAACAGATCAAGGAATATGTGGCCGAAGTAAAAAGAAACAAAGGGGAAAAGTTCCTTTAA
- a CDS encoding methionine aminotransferase, whose protein sequence is MSKLPNVGTTIFSIMSALAAQHKAINLSQGFPDFDCDDLLKKLVTEAMEDGYNQYAPMPGIMPLREVIAQKIENLYGQQVNPDTEITITPGGTYAIFTAIATCIGPGDEVIIFEPAYDSYIPNVRVNGGVPVMIPLSYPDYSIDWNLVRSKITPRTKMIMINTPHNPTASIISREDLEELQKIVTEHKLLVLSDEVYEHLIYDGEAHLSILRYPELLRNSFVTFSFGKVFHNTGWKMGYCVAPAHLMAEYRKVHQYLCFSVNTPMQYGLSRYLQTPEHYLSLPGFYQQKRDYFLELMKDTRFTPLHSKGSYFQLMRYDRISNEGDKDFATRITKEFGVASIPVSAFYENGKDDHVLRFCFAKKKETLEQAAERLRKI, encoded by the coding sequence ATGTCAAAACTTCCTAACGTAGGCACCACCATCTTCTCCATCATGTCTGCGCTTGCTGCGCAACACAAAGCCATCAATCTTTCGCAGGGATTCCCCGACTTTGATTGTGATGACCTGCTGAAAAAGCTGGTAACTGAAGCGATGGAAGATGGATATAATCAGTATGCTCCCATGCCGGGTATTATGCCGCTGAGGGAAGTGATCGCCCAGAAGATCGAAAACCTGTACGGCCAGCAGGTAAACCCGGATACAGAGATCACCATCACGCCTGGCGGCACATATGCGATCTTTACCGCGATTGCTACGTGTATTGGTCCCGGTGACGAGGTCATTATATTTGAACCGGCTTACGACAGCTATATCCCTAATGTACGCGTAAATGGAGGCGTGCCGGTAATGATCCCCCTGTCTTATCCCGATTATAGCATTGACTGGAACCTGGTACGGAGTAAGATCACGCCACGTACAAAGATGATCATGATCAATACCCCGCACAATCCTACTGCCAGTATTATTAGCCGGGAAGACCTTGAAGAGCTGCAAAAGATCGTGACTGAGCATAAGCTGCTTGTCTTATCTGACGAAGTATATGAGCACCTGATCTATGATGGGGAAGCTCATCTCAGCATACTTCGCTACCCCGAATTGCTGCGGAATAGTTTTGTAACCTTCTCCTTCGGAAAGGTTTTCCATAACACCGGCTGGAAAATGGGCTATTGTGTGGCCCCAGCACATCTTATGGCAGAATACCGGAAAGTACATCAATACCTGTGTTTTTCTGTGAACACCCCCATGCAGTACGGACTTTCCCGCTATCTGCAAACGCCGGAACATTATCTTTCCCTGCCGGGTTTCTACCAGCAGAAACGGGACTATTTCCTGGAACTGATGAAGGATACGCGTTTTACACCACTCCACTCAAAAGGCAGCTATTTCCAGCTGATGCGCTATGATCGTATTTCCAATGAAGGAGATAAGGATTTTGCCACCCGTATTACAAAGGAATTCGGCGTGGCCAGTATTCCCGTATCGGCATTTTATGAAAACGGAAAGGATGATCATGTGCTGCGTTTCTGCTTTGCCAAGAAGAAGGAAACACTGGAACAGGCGGCAGAAAGGCTCAGAAAGATATAG
- a CDS encoding carbonic anhydrase family protein, which yields MKTLNKASQANITPAQAYELLRKGNERFVDNLRLHRNLLEQVNETRDGQWPMAAIVSCMDSRTSAELIFDQGLGDIFSIRLAGAVISENVLGSLEYACKVAGSKFIVVLGHTKCGAIKGACDKVEMGNLTGLLGKITPAVYAEKTIKENRTSANPEFVDAVTDIHTKRSVQAIMEQSHILREMILNGEIGIIGAVYNVETGVVTFHEDTLVIGSEALKEVPEAVLA from the coding sequence ATGAAAACATTAAATAAAGCATCCCAGGCAAATATTACTCCGGCACAGGCTTATGAACTTCTCAGAAAAGGCAATGAACGCTTTGTAGACAACCTGAGACTACACCGCAACCTGCTGGAGCAGGTAAATGAGACCCGCGACGGCCAGTGGCCAATGGCGGCTATCGTAAGCTGTATGGACTCCCGTACCTCTGCAGAGCTCATTTTTGACCAGGGACTGGGAGACATCTTCAGCATCCGTCTGGCTGGTGCCGTGATCTCCGAGAACGTATTGGGCAGTCTGGAATATGCCTGTAAGGTCGCCGGCTCGAAATTTATTGTTGTGCTGGGCCATACAAAATGTGGTGCTATCAAGGGCGCCTGCGATAAGGTGGAAATGGGTAACCTGACCGGATTGCTGGGTAAGATCACCCCGGCGGTGTATGCGGAAAAGACGATCAAAGAAAACAGAACGTCTGCAAATCCTGAATTTGTTGACGCAGTGACAGACATTCATACAAAGCGTTCCGTACAGGCTATCATGGAGCAGAGCCATATTCTGCGTGAAATGATCCTGAACGGAGAGATCGGCATTATCGGCGCTGTGTATAATGTAGAAACAGGTGTGGTAACCTTCCATGAAGACACCCTGGTGATAGGTAGTGAGGCGCTCAAAGAGGTTCCTGAGGCAGTATTGGCCTAA
- a CDS encoding SulP family inorganic anion transporter: MSRQSIFSNVKGDFSAGLVVFLIAVPLCLGIALASGAPLFAGMIAGIVGGLVVGSLSGSQLSVSGPAAGLTAVVLTAITKFGVFDVFLLAVVIGGIMQLILGLLKAGVVANYFPSNVIKGMLTAIGIIIILKQLPHAFGYDADSEGDFAFIQLDGDNSFTALLSTLNHIHLGATLITLVSILIILYWNKIPKLGVIPAPLVAVLVGVGLNALFIATGSVLAVAPSHLVNLPVAQDFGSFIGQFNMPDFSAITNKDVWIVGATIAIVASIETLLNLEATDKLDPLKRYSSPNRELKAQGIGNIVSGLLGGLPITSVIVRSSANINSGARTRLSTIVHGSLLLVCTALIPSLLNKIPLATLAAVLLVTGYKLCKISIFKEMFKNGKYQWVPFLVTVVAIVFTDLLIGIALGMAVSVIAILRGNIRSSYFFRKEKYRSGDSIILELAQEVSFLNKASILLTLDHMPENSTVVIDASKTTYIDFDVLETIREFKDVKAAQKNITVILTGFRDEYKLPNTENISPEHQEKIASGHVHTITGNHEQLLKELQLN; encoded by the coding sequence ATGAGCAGGCAATCTATATTTTCCAACGTGAAAGGTGACTTCTCCGCCGGTCTTGTTGTATTTCTGATCGCGGTACCTCTTTGCCTGGGTATTGCCCTGGCTTCTGGAGCTCCTTTATTTGCCGGAATGATTGCAGGTATAGTGGGTGGCCTGGTGGTAGGGTCACTGAGCGGTTCTCAACTGAGCGTAAGCGGCCCTGCAGCCGGTCTTACGGCTGTAGTACTTACCGCTATAACCAAGTTTGGCGTATTTGACGTCTTCCTGCTGGCCGTTGTTATCGGAGGTATCATGCAGCTGATACTCGGACTGCTGAAGGCCGGTGTTGTCGCGAACTATTTCCCGTCCAACGTTATCAAAGGCATGCTGACGGCTATCGGTATTATCATTATACTGAAACAGCTGCCGCATGCATTCGGATATGATGCCGATTCTGAGGGAGATTTCGCCTTTATCCAGCTAGATGGAGACAACAGCTTTACCGCGCTGCTCTCCACGCTGAACCATATTCACCTCGGAGCTACATTAATTACCCTGGTATCCATACTGATCATCCTTTATTGGAACAAGATCCCGAAACTGGGGGTGATTCCTGCACCACTGGTAGCGGTACTGGTAGGCGTGGGTCTGAATGCGCTCTTTATAGCAACCGGCAGCGTCCTGGCAGTTGCTCCCAGTCACCTGGTAAATCTGCCGGTGGCACAGGACTTCGGCTCCTTCATCGGGCAATTCAACATGCCTGATTTCAGCGCCATTACCAACAAGGATGTATGGATCGTTGGGGCTACTATCGCAATTGTAGCTTCTATAGAAACGCTGCTGAACCTGGAGGCGACCGATAAACTGGACCCGCTGAAAAGGTACTCTTCCCCCAACAGGGAACTGAAGGCGCAGGGTATCGGTAACATCGTCAGCGGTTTGCTGGGTGGTTTGCCTATCACTTCCGTGATCGTGCGCTCTTCTGCGAATATTAATTCCGGCGCCCGTACCAGGCTTTCCACTATTGTACACGGCTCCCTGTTGCTGGTGTGTACTGCACTTATACCGTCCCTGTTAAATAAGATCCCGCTGGCTACCCTGGCCGCTGTACTGCTGGTAACCGGTTACAAGCTGTGTAAGATCTCCATCTTTAAAGAGATGTTCAAGAATGGTAAATACCAGTGGGTTCCATTCCTGGTAACAGTAGTGGCCATCGTATTTACAGACCTGCTGATCGGTATTGCCCTTGGTATGGCAGTTAGCGTGATCGCCATCTTACGCGGTAATATCCGCAGCTCATACTTCTTCCGTAAGGAAAAATACAGGAGCGGCGACAGCATCATCCTGGAACTGGCCCAGGAAGTGTCCTTCCTGAATAAGGCAAGCATCCTGCTGACGCTGGATCATATGCCGGAAAACTCCACAGTAGTGATAGACGCGAGCAAGACCACCTATATAGACTTTGATGTACTGGAAACTATCCGTGAGTTCAAAGATGTAAAGGCCGCTCAGAAGAACATTACTGTAATCCTCACCGGGTTCAGGGATGAATACAAACTTCCAAATACGGAAAACATTTCTCCTGAGCACCAGGAAAAGATCGCCAGTGGTCATGTTCATACCATAACCGGTAATCATGAACAATTATTGAAAGAGCTGCAACTGAACTAA
- a CDS encoding PadR family transcriptional regulator, translating to MNIDNTQSQMRKGVLEFCILSVIKQGEAYPSDIIEKMKEAKLDILEGTLYPLLTRLKNAELLSYRWVESSSGPPRKYFSMTEKGELFYKELEATWNELANAVTQLTSK from the coding sequence ATGAATATAGATAACACACAGTCACAGATGAGAAAAGGGGTGCTGGAATTCTGCATTCTCTCAGTCATCAAGCAAGGAGAAGCTTATCCTTCAGACATTATAGAAAAAATGAAAGAAGCAAAGCTGGACATCCTGGAGGGCACCCTTTACCCGCTACTTACCCGACTTAAAAATGCGGAATTGCTTTCTTACCGATGGGTTGAAAGCAGCTCAGGGCCGCCGAGAAAGTATTTTTCCATGACCGAAAAAGGAGAATTATTCTACAAGGAACTGGAAGCAACCTGGAACGAGCTGGCGAACGCGGTCACACAGCTCACAAGTAAATAA
- a CDS encoding PspC domain-containing protein, translating into MKKIININLAGRLIAIEDSAYEILRQYLDSLARYFAREEGGDEIVSDIESRIAELFLNKLKTTHCITDEDVQSVKAAMGTPEQFDDAGETSQQQPANDPVYDSIRPRKRLYRDPDSKVLGGVCGGLGAYLNVDPVVFRIIFALLAIGGFGSGILVYFILWVVTPEANTAAEKLQMRGEKVDVNNIRATVQDELNAAKGHLKNFGNDMKNFSQGRGRQFGSDIERIFRNLFEGLGRVLLLLTKGFFYFLAVVILLALIGVGIAITASSAALFPLKNLILAGPLQNLLLWVSIFFLIGIPIVALIIFFVRKATGIKEANRYVGYTLSLLWFAGLISAIVLIVSVIKDFRTGNTPIKEKFALVQPSGGKLVIKQADDFTGIDEIEFFDDILRVAEDTVIINTARIKVEKSDTDSFEVYVERYSRGRRVSQARELAREIQYQIVQKDSILYVPSGISIPTDSKFRGQHVRVIVKVPANKHIVMDKSLNYYNNHWDNDDDWDEWGHYRERGQVEFKMNDNGLPEDLNQEHHNDSNNDGTPENKVDSLEKNYRYKGGKQENKTPVEDSGSDKTPAAAHSEVALDGMSVIAYSFYKLIK; encoded by the coding sequence ATGAAAAAGATTATCAACATAAACCTGGCAGGCCGCCTTATCGCTATAGAAGATAGCGCTTATGAGATATTGCGGCAATACCTGGATAGTCTGGCGCGGTACTTCGCCCGCGAAGAGGGTGGGGATGAGATTGTGAGTGATATTGAGAGCCGCATAGCCGAACTGTTCCTGAACAAGCTTAAAACAACGCATTGTATTACAGATGAGGACGTACAGTCTGTAAAAGCGGCCATGGGAACGCCTGAGCAGTTTGACGACGCAGGAGAAACCAGCCAGCAGCAACCGGCAAATGACCCGGTATACGATAGCATACGTCCCCGTAAAAGGTTATATCGCGACCCCGACAGTAAAGTACTGGGCGGTGTGTGCGGTGGCCTGGGCGCTTACCTGAACGTAGATCCGGTAGTTTTCCGTATCATATTTGCCCTCCTGGCCATCGGTGGCTTCGGTTCCGGCATCCTGGTATATTTCATCCTCTGGGTAGTAACTCCTGAAGCCAACACTGCAGCTGAAAAGCTGCAGATGCGCGGGGAGAAGGTAGATGTGAATAACATCAGGGCTACCGTACAGGACGAGTTGAACGCGGCAAAAGGTCATCTGAAGAACTTCGGAAATGACATGAAAAATTTTTCCCAGGGCCGCGGAAGACAATTTGGAAGTGATATAGAAAGGATCTTTCGTAACCTCTTTGAAGGTTTAGGAAGAGTCCTGCTGTTACTGACCAAGGGATTCTTTTATTTTCTTGCGGTAGTGATCCTCCTGGCGCTGATCGGTGTCGGAATTGCTATCACCGCATCTTCTGCGGCCCTCTTCCCACTTAAGAACCTGATTCTGGCTGGTCCCTTACAGAACCTGCTGCTCTGGGTGTCCATTTTCTTCCTGATCGGTATTCCTATCGTGGCGCTGATCATATTCTTTGTACGTAAAGCAACCGGCATAAAAGAGGCTAACCGCTATGTGGGGTACACCCTCAGCCTGCTCTGGTTTGCCGGATTGATCTCCGCTATCGTATTGATAGTTTCTGTAATAAAAGACTTCCGCACCGGCAACACTCCTATAAAAGAAAAATTTGCACTCGTGCAACCTTCTGGTGGAAAGTTAGTCATTAAACAGGCGGATGATTTTACCGGCATCGACGAGATAGAGTTTTTCGATGATATTTTACGCGTAGCCGAAGACACCGTCATCATCAATACGGCCAGGATAAAAGTGGAAAAGAGCGACACAGACAGTTTCGAAGTGTATGTTGAGCGCTACTCCCGTGGCAGAAGAGTGTCTCAGGCAAGAGAACTGGCAAGGGAAATACAATACCAGATCGTTCAGAAGGATTCCATTCTGTATGTACCCAGTGGAATATCCATCCCTACCGATTCAAAATTCAGAGGACAACATGTGAGAGTTATCGTGAAAGTGCCAGCCAATAAACATATAGTGATGGACAAAAGCCTGAACTATTATAATAATCACTGGGACAATGACGACGACTGGGATGAGTGGGGACATTACCGCGAAAGAGGCCAGGTGGAGTTTAAAATGAATGATAATGGCCTCCCTGAAGATCTTAACCAGGAGCATCATAACGATTCCAACAATGACGGCACCCCTGAAAACAAGGTGGATTCCCTGGAAAAGAACTACCGCTACAAGGGAGGAAAACAGGAAAATAAAACACCTGTAGAAGACAGCGGCTCAGACAAAACCCCGGCGGCAGCGCATAGTGAAGTTGCCCTGGACGGGATGAGCGTGATCGCCTACAGTTTTTATAAACTGATTAAGTGA